The proteins below come from a single Mucilaginibacter mali genomic window:
- a CDS encoding DUF58 domain-containing protein, giving the protein MAKDTKDLLKKVRKIEIKTRGLSNHLFSGEYHSAFKGRGMAFSEVREYQIGDEIRTIDWNVTARFNHPYVKVFDEERELTVMLLMDVSGSGKFGTVNQQKQELATELCAVLAFSAIQNNDKVGVIFFSDKIEKFIPPKKGRSHILMIIRELIAFTPENKGTDVGQAIKFFTGAIKKKCTAFIMSDFMSPAFENELKIANKKHDMIALRLFDVHEEEFPDLGLIPMLDEETGQIVWVNTGDKQVRAAYKADAIKRNAKLRDVFSRCGVDTTSIGTHESYVKPLMTLFKKRGSRR; this is encoded by the coding sequence ATGGCTAAAGATACCAAAGACCTGCTGAAGAAAGTAAGGAAGATCGAGATAAAAACGCGCGGGCTGAGCAACCACTTGTTCAGCGGCGAATACCACTCGGCCTTTAAGGGGAGGGGTATGGCCTTTAGCGAAGTACGAGAATACCAGATAGGCGACGAGATCCGCACCATCGATTGGAACGTGACCGCCCGCTTTAACCACCCCTATGTAAAGGTGTTTGACGAGGAGCGCGAACTGACCGTTATGCTGCTGATGGACGTAAGCGGATCGGGCAAGTTTGGTACCGTGAACCAGCAAAAGCAGGAACTGGCTACCGAATTGTGCGCCGTACTGGCGTTCTCAGCCATACAGAATAATGATAAGGTAGGCGTGATATTTTTTAGCGATAAGATAGAAAAATTTATCCCGCCTAAAAAAGGCCGCAGCCATATCCTGATGATCATCCGCGAGCTGATCGCTTTTACACCCGAAAATAAAGGTACCGATGTGGGGCAAGCTATTAAGTTTTTTACCGGCGCTATCAAAAAGAAGTGCACGGCGTTCATCATGTCCGATTTTATGAGTCCGGCGTTTGAGAACGAACTGAAGATAGCCAACAAAAAGCACGATATGATAGCCCTGCGCCTTTTCGACGTGCACGAGGAAGAATTTCCCGACCTGGGCCTGATCCCGATGCTGGACGAAGAAACCGGCCAGATAGTTTGGGTAAATACCGGCGATAAGCAGGTGCGTGCCGCCTACAAGGCCGACGCGATAAAGCGTAACGCCAAACTGCGGGATGTTTTCAGCCGCTGCGGGGTAGATACCACTTCCATCGGCACGCACGAATCTTACGTAAAACCATTAATGACACTGTTTAAAAAACGCGGGAGCAGAAGATAA
- a CDS encoding BatD family protein, protein MKQQYFKYVMLVGLIWAFAFGAKAQDVTVNARLDQQTLKIGDQTQLHLIVRQPLKGKVVFPKIADTLISKVQVLKAGKQDTTVDHNDPKMISVSRSYTITSFDAGTYTLPALAFKADTSTIKSNELILEVQTVKVDTTKAIYDIKQPLAVSYTFFDWLRDHWLAVALGMAIVLLILGIIWYIKSRPKKEVVIPEYKPDIPLHIQILEKLQVLRARKLYIHDAKAYHTELTDIIRDYLEHRYVIKTHEKTSDEIFESLKYIDIDQENRNLLRQILLLADMVKFAKEQPLPPENEQSMDNAIAFVNKTKQAITAPKPTEGGSNAGTTV, encoded by the coding sequence ATGAAGCAACAGTATTTTAAATATGTTATGCTTGTTGGCTTAATATGGGCCTTTGCCTTTGGTGCAAAAGCGCAGGATGTAACTGTGAACGCCCGTTTAGATCAGCAAACACTAAAAATAGGCGATCAAACGCAGCTGCACCTTATTGTGCGCCAGCCGCTGAAGGGAAAAGTTGTGTTCCCCAAAATAGCCGATACGCTGATAAGCAAAGTACAGGTACTAAAAGCCGGCAAGCAGGACACCACGGTAGATCATAACGACCCGAAGATGATCTCGGTAAGCCGCAGCTATACCATCACATCATTTGATGCGGGTACTTATACGCTGCCGGCGCTGGCCTTTAAAGCAGATACCAGCACCATTAAATCGAACGAATTGATACTGGAAGTACAAACCGTTAAGGTGGATACTACTAAGGCTATTTATGATATTAAGCAACCGCTGGCCGTATCGTACACGTTTTTCGACTGGCTGCGCGACCATTGGCTGGCGGTAGCTTTAGGGATGGCCATCGTGCTGTTGATTTTAGGTATTATCTGGTATATCAAAAGCCGCCCAAAGAAAGAGGTGGTCATACCGGAGTACAAACCAGATATCCCGCTGCATATCCAAATATTAGAGAAGCTACAGGTACTGCGCGCCCGTAAGCTATATATCCACGATGCTAAGGCTTACCATACCGAATTGACGGATATCATCCGCGATTACCTGGAGCACCGCTACGTGATCAAAACTCACGAAAAAACCAGCGACGAGATCTTCGAGAGCCTGAAGTATATCGACATCGACCAGGAAAACCGTAACCTGCTGAGGCAGATACTACTACTGGCCGATATGGTGAAATTTGCTAAAGAACAACCCCTGCCACCTGAGAACGAGCAGAGTATGGATAACGCTATCGCCTTTGTAAACAAAACCAAACAGGCTATTACCGCACCAAAACCAACGGAAGGAGGCAGCAATGCTGGCACCACTGTTTAA